Sequence from the Phaeodactylum tricornutum CCAP 1055/1 chromosome 4, whole genome shotgun sequence genome:
CTCTTGGTCGGGTACGGTTTCGGGGCATCCTTCGTCGCGCTCTTTATGCAACTCGGGGGTGGTATTTATACCAAAGCCGCCGACGTTGGCGCCGACCTGGTGGGGAAGATCGAACAGAGTATTCCCGAAGACGACCCTCGCAATCCCGCAGTAATTGCGGACCTCGTCGGGGATATGGTGGGTGACTGCGTCGGGTCTTCGGCCGACGTCTTTGAATCCGTGGCGGCCGAAATTATTGGAGCCATGATTCTGGGCTCCACCCTGGCCGATGAGGCCGGTATGAGTCACAACCATGCGACCAAGTTTATGTTCTTTCCACTAGTGGTACACGCCATGGATATTGTTGTCAGTAGTGTTGGGATTGCCTTTGTGGGGGTCACCCGCGACTCCGCCGATAGCGATCCCATGAAAGCTCTGCAACGAGGCTACCGTGTAGCACTCCTGCTCTCCGTCGTGGGCTTTTACATTATTACCCACTGGCTGCTGGCGCTTCCCGAAAATCCCGAGGCCGCGTTCAGATTCTTCTTGTGCGGTATCGTGGGAATGATCTGCGCCTACATTGTGGTCTTGTCCACGCAGTACAATACCGATTACGCACACCGACCGGTCCAAAGTATTGCGGAAGCCAGTACCACTGGTCACGGTACGAACATCATTGTCGGAGTCAGTGTCGGTATGAAAGCCACGTTGGTACCCACATTGACTGTAGCGGTGGCCGTATTGCTGGCCTATCACGTAGGTGCCAGTACCGGAATTGGAAACGGCCGCAACGCCGGACTTTTTGGCACGGCGGTGGCTACCATGGGAATGCTGAGTAACGCTGTCTACATCCTGTCGATGAACTGCTTTGGTCCCATTGCCGACAACGCGGGAGGCATCGCGGAAATGAGCATGCAGCCGGAGCAAGTCCGAGATGTGACGGATCGCTTGGATGCCGCGGGCAACGTGACCAAGGCCATTACGAAGGGATATTCGATTGGTTCGGCTTCTATGGCGTGCTTTCTGTTATTTGGCGCATTCATGGACGAGTTTTCAGAGTACAGTGGTCTTCCGTTCACCACAGTGGACATCGCGACACCGGAAGTACTCGTTGGAGGTCTGATAGGAAGCATGATCATCTTTTACTTCACTGGTCTTGCGATCGCTGCGGTCGGCCGGACCGCTCACGAAGTCGTTATTGAAGTCCGGCGACAATTCAAAGAGAATCCGGATATCATGGATTATAAAGCCAAGCCAGACTACGATCGCTGTGTCGGGCTCGTGACAAAGGCCGCCTTGAAGGAGATGCAATTTCCTGGACTCGTTTGCGTTGCGACACCAATCCTTGTCGGACTGATTTTTCGGTTCGTCGGTGAGGCTACCAGTCGTCCTCTACTTGGAGCCGAAGTCTTGGCTGCGTATCTCATGTTCG
This genomic interval carries:
- a CDS encoding predicted protein, producing MYALILLAVTMLFFFALPIEWAILSLVFGSCGFGAIASLWLSRAVLQCDDGTPEMRAVSDPIREGAEGFLRVQYTSIAKFAVPLAALIVFSYQFRPLHPHDAKGVGLLGNTLLGVVAAVGFVFGALCSALSGYVSMWVAAQSNIRVASAARRTYGEALVVCFRGGAFSAVLNLTLCIVGVTTLYTMLSTVFVNAAGLESTDIPMLLVGYGFGASFVALFMQLGGGIYTKAADVGADLVGKIEQSIPEDDPRNPAVIADLVGDMVGDCVGSSADVFESVAAEIIGAMILGSTLADEAGMSHNHATKFMFFPLVVHAMDIVVSSVGIAFVGVTRDSADSDPMKALQRGYRVALLLSVVGFYIITHWLLALPENPEAAFRFFLCGIVGMICAYIVVLSTQYNTDYAHRPVQSIAEASTTGHGTNIIVGVSVGMKATLVPTLTVAVAVLLAYHVGASTGIGNGRNAGLFGTAVATMGMLSNAVYILSMNCFGPIADNAGGIAEMSMQPEQVRDVTDRLDAAGNVTKAITKGYSIGSASMACFLLFGAFMDEFSEYSGLPFTTVDIATPEVLVGGLIGSMIIFYFTGLAIAAVGRTAHEVVIEVRRQFKENPDIMDYKAKPDYDRCVGLVTKAALKEMQFPGLVCVATPILVGLIFRFVGEATSRPLLGAEVLAAYLMFGTVTGILMALFLDTAGGAWDNAKKYIELGNFGGKNSEAHKASVTGDTVGDPFKDTAGPSLHVVIKLVS